A region of Lycium barbarum isolate Lr01 chromosome 3, ASM1917538v2, whole genome shotgun sequence DNA encodes the following proteins:
- the LOC132632004 gene encoding uncharacterized protein LOC132632004 isoform X3 encodes MVFLTMPIEPTSNDIPQQIELLWGIKSSITFSEAVPVIMSLLESPLENLACEAFTEDDWKMVQLVLTLFRNVLAIQDISTQQKSGGSMIEFVFLRDRFLELLFQENVMEVILVLSQQVGGSCSYLRHDNLLLLETFYYIFMGQLPELIAKAHFKDPKVDEDSDISINSLRDIIEEERQKRKVIRQRNLGCYSQFSGTFTRFSMDGSKTLIKGNPCSVSHDPLMIAHKKHRGPAKRTVWDQGTLPATKNKILNLLYDFINQFLGGGYNVLMQSVRDDIEKEHHAIQNSDIVIFFQVAQFVTSFQYNKFLNQPNEEVDTQEPMDSRAGSTLFRGCICGPIAESLNESMFQLVLLRWRYSLETLKETNDRKFLYVAGSLMKTMLLMLELVLKQSPEDSKEHQTARILLYKLFYDQTEEGMTQFLLNQIKSFDTHKQSKSYLADLVEIINTVIKLMEILQARGSLRISKKSRKKRLKTAVTDDKKENDDEMIRDSASFGLGVGGSSHDTGLAQNGEDAIDSNKVDEQTGCTTVNDDQMVESTDTTHNNAAGSGTEKSNNLHVVGKGEEDITILDQVNQPVSLEAKSGRHQNTLPETQQKLSDDVNDEHDQGGDYSSGDENVLTKEDDLKISALVSTLANNSTIHNLCWLLKYYKSNSIITNNSVICILQKLCDDLELSPMLYQLSLLIIFYDILEEQKSRPCREYDSIVFFLTNLVRRMLRKMKSNPLLFIEVLFWKSRRECHYLTCDSMLKELSEFKKDGKNSSGVSMTGEVGSSEANEWVRRSLADALGDDEADVPLPFSEAVRNKEEVTNRSNQSLGERAESPTSILNDGMNEKQQLGKQKSQREPKRQKLQALNDESRQKAEQLFERYKDNQNCCDLIAEALDPDGKISSLQVSRALKQLGYKIPWKKKTLNASAPNKPRNEEMVLESEIRLQNSDILEEGTSQRRHLHTRKRVQAFSQEQEQKIKDLFEQFKDHKRCSHMIANALDSEGTVSAAKISRKLKQLGLYVSKKRRLETNLQLMDEASDASTEGSDNSDDEMLLSMRRSKLQGKGNTSEGRENQKTRKKSSKDESDDELLTSLLVKTKRVDPQSEDGKLILNLMKISSKIDIEDNDTNDPERGEIDEATAMEDTELNNTASGAEGDVDAGNVATDFSSEQDVPPGNQADQQLQDKFHSELSDFEDDDASLEAPVTTVSRRRLRMVIDVEEDE; translated from the exons ATGGTGTTTCTAACGATGCCTATTGAGCCTACATCAAATGACATACCGCAACAGATAGAGCTTCTATGGGGAATAAAATCATCAATTACCTTTAGTGAAGCTGTGCCGGTGATAATGTCTCTGTTGGAGAGCCCATTGGAAAATTTGGCTTG CGAGGCCTTCACAGAAGATGACTGGAAGATGGTGCAGCTGGTGCTTACTTTATTTCGTAATGTTTTGGCTATTCAAGACATATCAACCCAGCAAAAATCTGGCGGTTCGATGATAGAATTTGTATTTCTGAGAGATAGGTTTCTGGAGCTCTTGTTTCAAGAGAATGTAATGGAGGTCATATTAGTTCTTTCACAACAAGTTGGTGGCTCTTGTAGCTATCTTCGTCACGATAATTTGCTCTTGTTGGAGACATTCTATTATATATTTATGGGTCAGCTTCCAGAGTTGATTGCTAAAGCACATTTCAAGGATCCAAAG GTGGATGAAGATAGTGATATTTCAATCAACTCCCTCAGAGATATAATAGAAGAAGAACGTCAAAAGAGAAAAGTTATCAGACAACGAAACCTGGGTTGCTATTCTCAGTTCAGCGGAACTTTTACACGGTTTTCCATG GATGGTTCTAAAACTTTAATTAAGGGAAATCCTTGTTCTGTTTCTCATGATCCCCTGATGATAGCTCATAAGAAGCACCGAGGTCCCGCAAAAAGGACTGTGTGGGACCAAGGAACACTACCAGCAACTAAGAATAAGATTCTAAATTTGCTTTACGATTTTATTAACCAGTTCCTAGGAGGGGGATACAACG TCTTGATGCAGTCAGTTCGTGATGATATTGAAAAAGAACATCATGCTATTCAGAATAGCGATATTGTTATTTTCTTTCAGGTTGCTCAGTTTGTTACTTCTTTTCAGTACAACAAGTTTTTGAATCAG CCTAACGAAGAAGTTGATACCCAAGAACCCATGGATTCCAGAGCTGGTAGCACATTGTTCAGAGGCTGTATATGTGGTCCTATTGCCGAGTCCTTAAATGAATCAATGTTCCAGTTGGTTCTTTTGAGATGGCGTTATTCGCTCGAGACCTTGAAGGAGACAAACGACCGCAAGTTTCTCTATGTGGCAGGATCTCTAATGAAAACAATG CTTCTTATGCTGGAGTTGGTGCTTAAGCAGTCTCCAGAAGATTCCAAGGAGCATCAAACAGCCCGAATTCTTCTTTACAAGTTATTCTATGATCAAACTGAAGAAGGGATGACTCAGTTTCTCTTGAACCAGATCAAATCGTTTGATACCCATAAGCAGTCGAAAAG TTACCTCGCTGATCTGGTAGAAATAATCAATACAGTTATAAAGCTGATGGAGATCCTCCAAGCACGTGGTTCATTAAGG ATTTCGAAAAAGTCGAGAAAGAAACGACTCAAGACTGCAGTTACAGATGACAAGAAGGAAAATGATGATGAAATGATTAGAGATTCAGCTTCCTTTGGGCTAGGTGTTGGTGGCTCTAGTCATGATACTGGATTAGCTCAGAATGGAGAAGATGCCATAGACTCCAATAAGGTTGATGAACAGACAGGATGTACAACGGTGAACGATGATCAAATGGTTGAGAGTACTGATACAACTCACAATAATGCTGCAGGCTCTGGAACTGAAAAGTCAAATAATCTTCATGTAGTTGGAAAGGGAGAAGAAGATATAACAATCCTAGATCAGGTTAATCAACCTGTTTCTCTAGAAGCTAAGTCAGGAAGACACCAGAACACTCTGCCAGAGACACAACAAAAACTTTCTGATGATGTTAATGACGAGCATGATCAAGGCGGGGATTATTCCTCTGGTGATGAAAATGTGTTAACTAAAGAAGATGATCTCAAAATATCTGCTTTGGTCTCTACTCTTGCAAACAACTCCACCATTCACAACCTTTGTTGGTTGCTTAAGTATTACAAAAGCAACTCCATTATTACAAATAATTCTGTGATATGCATATTACAGAAATTATGCGATGATCTCGAACTTTCTCCCATGCTATACCAG CTCTCTCTCCTCATCATATTCTATGACATTCTGGAGGAGCAGAAGTCAAGGCCTTGCAGAGAATATGATAGCATTGTCTTCTTTTTGACAAACTTAGTTAGGAGAATGCTGCGCAAAATGAAGAGTAATCCCCTACTTTTCATAGAGGTTCTCTTCTGGAAATCACGTAGAGAGTGTCATTATCTCACTTGTGATTCCATGCTAAAAGAGCTATCTGAATTTAAGAAAGATGGTAAAAACAGTTCAGGTGTTTCCATGACTGGTGAAGTTGGCTCATCTGAAGCAAATGAATGGGTCCGCCGAAGTCTAGCTGATGCCCTTGGTGATGATGAAGCTGATGTTCCATTACCTTTTTCAGAGGCTGTCAG AAACAAGGAAGAGGTCACAAATAGGAGTAACCAAAGTTTGGGGGAGAGAGCGGAAAGCCCGACATCAATCTTAAATGATGGGATGAATGAGAAGCAACAATTGGGAAA ACAGAAGTCTCAGAGGGAACCTAAAAGACAAAAACTACAAGCTCTTAATGATGAGTCACGGCAGAAAGCCGAGCAACTCTTTGAGAG GTATAAAGATAATCAAAATTGTTGTGACCTCATCGCGGAAGCCCTTGATCCAGATGGAAAGATTTCATCTCTCCAAGTTTCCAGGGCACTTAAACAGTTAGGATACAAAATCCCATGGAAGAAAAAGACATTAAATGCTAGTGCTCCCAACAAACCTAGGAATGAAGAAATGGTTCTAGAAAGTGAGATCAGACTTCAAAATTCAGATATACTAGAAGAGGGCACTTCACAGAGAAGGCATCT GCACACTAGAAAGAGAGTGCAAGCATTTAGTCAGGAGCAGGAGCAGAAGATCAAAGATTTGTTCGAGCA GTTTAAAGATCACAAGAGGTGCAGCCACATGATTGCCAATGCACTTGATTCTGAGGGCACTGTATCTGCAGCTAAGATTTCACGGAAACTTAAGCAACTTGGCCTGTATGTCTCCAAAAAGAGAAGGTTAGAAACCAACTTGCAATTGATGGATGAAGCAAGCGATGCTTCTACAGAAGGTTCAGACAACTCTGATGATGAGATGTTGTTATCAATGAGAAG GAGCAAACTTCAGGGGAAAGGAAACACTTCTGAAGGAAGAGAGAACCAGAAAACAAGGAAGAAATCATCAAAAGATGAGTCTGATGATGAATTGCTGACTTCACTATTGGT AAAAACTAAAAGAGTTGATCCACAGAGTGAGGATGGGAAGCTAATTCTAAATTTGATGAAGATCAGCAGCAAAATTGACATTGAAGACAACGATACTAATGACCCAGAGAG GGGAGAGATCGATGAGGCTACTGCAATGGAGGAT
- the LOC132632004 gene encoding uncharacterized protein LOC132632004 isoform X2 yields MEGLSIICAGLGIIEEDDDGNRIGYSTGEYCLDNLKDLLRFLRRDDPQTREVFKQVCKWNIVGKDLIPIIEYCQDDRNLLLNAVKVMVFLTMPIEPTSNDIPQQIELLWGIKSSITFSEAVPVIMSLLESPLENLACEAFTEDDWKMVQLVLTLFRNVLAIQDISTQQKSGGSMIEFVFLRDRFLELLFQENVMEVILVLSQQVGGSCSYLRHDNLLLLETFYYIFMGQLPELIAKAHFKDPKVDEDSDISINSLRDIIEEERQKRKVIRQRNLGCYSQFSGTFTRFSMDGSKTLIKGNPCSVSHDPLMIAHKKHRGPAKRTVWDQGTLPATKNKILNLLYDFINQFLGGGYNVLMQSVRDDIEKEHHAIQNSDIVIFFQVAQFVTSFQYNKFLNQPNEEVDTQEPMDSRAGSTLFRGCICGPIAESLNESMFQLVLLRWRYSLETLKETNDRKFLYVAGSLMKTMLLMLELVLKQSPEDSKEHQTARILLYKLFYDQTEEGMTQFLLNQIKSFDTHKQSKSYLADLVEIINTVIKLMEILQARGSLRISKKSRKKRLKTAVTDDKKENDDEMIRDSASFGLGVGGSSHDTGLAQNGEDAIDSNKVDEQTGCTTVNDDQMVESTDTTHNNAAGSGTEKSNNLHVVGKGEEDITILDQVNQPVSLEAKSGRHQNTLPETQQKLSDDVNDEHDQGGDYSSGDENVLTKEDDLKISALVSTLANNSTIHNLCWLLKYYKSNSIITNNSVICILQKLCDDLELSPMLYQLSLLIIFYDILEEQKSRPCREYDSIVFFLTNLVRRMLRKMKSNPLLFIEVLFWKSRRECHYLTCDSMLKELSEFKKDGKNSSGVSMTGEVGSSEANEWVRRSLADALGDDEADVPLPFSEAVRNKEEVTNRSNQSLGERAESPTSILNDGMNEKQQLGKYKDNQNCCDLIAEALDPDGKISSLQVSRALKQLGYKIPWKKKTLNASAPNKPRNEEMVLESEIRLQNSDILEEGTSQRRHLHTRKRVQAFSQEQEQKIKDLFEQFKDHKRCSHMIANALDSEGTVSAAKISRKLKQLGLYVSKKRRLETNLQLMDEASDASTEGSDNSDDEMLLSMRRSKLQGKGNTSEGRENQKTRKKSSKDESDDELLTSLLVKTKRVDPQSEDGKLILNLMKISSKIDIEDNDTNDPERGEIDEATAMEDTELNNTASGAEGDVDAGNVATDFSSEQDVPPGNQADQQLQDKFHSELSDFEDDDASLEAPVTTVSRRRLRMVIDVEEDE; encoded by the exons ATGGAAGGGTTGTCAATTATATGTGCTGGCCTTGGTATaattgaagaagatgatgatggaaATCGAATTGGCTATTCCACAGGAGAATACTGCTTAG ATAATCTTAAGGATTTGTTGAGGTTTCTAAGACGAGATGACCCTCAAACAAGAGAAGTGTTCAAGCAAGTATGTAAATGGAATATTGTGGGCAAAGATTTGATTCCCATTATTGAATATTGTCAAGATGACCGAAATCTGCTGTTAAATGCAG TAAAGGTTATGGTGTTTCTAACGATGCCTATTGAGCCTACATCAAATGACATACCGCAACAGATAGAGCTTCTATGGGGAATAAAATCATCAATTACCTTTAGTGAAGCTGTGCCGGTGATAATGTCTCTGTTGGAGAGCCCATTGGAAAATTTGGCTTG CGAGGCCTTCACAGAAGATGACTGGAAGATGGTGCAGCTGGTGCTTACTTTATTTCGTAATGTTTTGGCTATTCAAGACATATCAACCCAGCAAAAATCTGGCGGTTCGATGATAGAATTTGTATTTCTGAGAGATAGGTTTCTGGAGCTCTTGTTTCAAGAGAATGTAATGGAGGTCATATTAGTTCTTTCACAACAAGTTGGTGGCTCTTGTAGCTATCTTCGTCACGATAATTTGCTCTTGTTGGAGACATTCTATTATATATTTATGGGTCAGCTTCCAGAGTTGATTGCTAAAGCACATTTCAAGGATCCAAAG GTGGATGAAGATAGTGATATTTCAATCAACTCCCTCAGAGATATAATAGAAGAAGAACGTCAAAAGAGAAAAGTTATCAGACAACGAAACCTGGGTTGCTATTCTCAGTTCAGCGGAACTTTTACACGGTTTTCCATG GATGGTTCTAAAACTTTAATTAAGGGAAATCCTTGTTCTGTTTCTCATGATCCCCTGATGATAGCTCATAAGAAGCACCGAGGTCCCGCAAAAAGGACTGTGTGGGACCAAGGAACACTACCAGCAACTAAGAATAAGATTCTAAATTTGCTTTACGATTTTATTAACCAGTTCCTAGGAGGGGGATACAACG TCTTGATGCAGTCAGTTCGTGATGATATTGAAAAAGAACATCATGCTATTCAGAATAGCGATATTGTTATTTTCTTTCAGGTTGCTCAGTTTGTTACTTCTTTTCAGTACAACAAGTTTTTGAATCAG CCTAACGAAGAAGTTGATACCCAAGAACCCATGGATTCCAGAGCTGGTAGCACATTGTTCAGAGGCTGTATATGTGGTCCTATTGCCGAGTCCTTAAATGAATCAATGTTCCAGTTGGTTCTTTTGAGATGGCGTTATTCGCTCGAGACCTTGAAGGAGACAAACGACCGCAAGTTTCTCTATGTGGCAGGATCTCTAATGAAAACAATG CTTCTTATGCTGGAGTTGGTGCTTAAGCAGTCTCCAGAAGATTCCAAGGAGCATCAAACAGCCCGAATTCTTCTTTACAAGTTATTCTATGATCAAACTGAAGAAGGGATGACTCAGTTTCTCTTGAACCAGATCAAATCGTTTGATACCCATAAGCAGTCGAAAAG TTACCTCGCTGATCTGGTAGAAATAATCAATACAGTTATAAAGCTGATGGAGATCCTCCAAGCACGTGGTTCATTAAGG ATTTCGAAAAAGTCGAGAAAGAAACGACTCAAGACTGCAGTTACAGATGACAAGAAGGAAAATGATGATGAAATGATTAGAGATTCAGCTTCCTTTGGGCTAGGTGTTGGTGGCTCTAGTCATGATACTGGATTAGCTCAGAATGGAGAAGATGCCATAGACTCCAATAAGGTTGATGAACAGACAGGATGTACAACGGTGAACGATGATCAAATGGTTGAGAGTACTGATACAACTCACAATAATGCTGCAGGCTCTGGAACTGAAAAGTCAAATAATCTTCATGTAGTTGGAAAGGGAGAAGAAGATATAACAATCCTAGATCAGGTTAATCAACCTGTTTCTCTAGAAGCTAAGTCAGGAAGACACCAGAACACTCTGCCAGAGACACAACAAAAACTTTCTGATGATGTTAATGACGAGCATGATCAAGGCGGGGATTATTCCTCTGGTGATGAAAATGTGTTAACTAAAGAAGATGATCTCAAAATATCTGCTTTGGTCTCTACTCTTGCAAACAACTCCACCATTCACAACCTTTGTTGGTTGCTTAAGTATTACAAAAGCAACTCCATTATTACAAATAATTCTGTGATATGCATATTACAGAAATTATGCGATGATCTCGAACTTTCTCCCATGCTATACCAG CTCTCTCTCCTCATCATATTCTATGACATTCTGGAGGAGCAGAAGTCAAGGCCTTGCAGAGAATATGATAGCATTGTCTTCTTTTTGACAAACTTAGTTAGGAGAATGCTGCGCAAAATGAAGAGTAATCCCCTACTTTTCATAGAGGTTCTCTTCTGGAAATCACGTAGAGAGTGTCATTATCTCACTTGTGATTCCATGCTAAAAGAGCTATCTGAATTTAAGAAAGATGGTAAAAACAGTTCAGGTGTTTCCATGACTGGTGAAGTTGGCTCATCTGAAGCAAATGAATGGGTCCGCCGAAGTCTAGCTGATGCCCTTGGTGATGATGAAGCTGATGTTCCATTACCTTTTTCAGAGGCTGTCAG AAACAAGGAAGAGGTCACAAATAGGAGTAACCAAAGTTTGGGGGAGAGAGCGGAAAGCCCGACATCAATCTTAAATGATGGGATGAATGAGAAGCAACAATTGGGAAA GTATAAAGATAATCAAAATTGTTGTGACCTCATCGCGGAAGCCCTTGATCCAGATGGAAAGATTTCATCTCTCCAAGTTTCCAGGGCACTTAAACAGTTAGGATACAAAATCCCATGGAAGAAAAAGACATTAAATGCTAGTGCTCCCAACAAACCTAGGAATGAAGAAATGGTTCTAGAAAGTGAGATCAGACTTCAAAATTCAGATATACTAGAAGAGGGCACTTCACAGAGAAGGCATCT GCACACTAGAAAGAGAGTGCAAGCATTTAGTCAGGAGCAGGAGCAGAAGATCAAAGATTTGTTCGAGCA GTTTAAAGATCACAAGAGGTGCAGCCACATGATTGCCAATGCACTTGATTCTGAGGGCACTGTATCTGCAGCTAAGATTTCACGGAAACTTAAGCAACTTGGCCTGTATGTCTCCAAAAAGAGAAGGTTAGAAACCAACTTGCAATTGATGGATGAAGCAAGCGATGCTTCTACAGAAGGTTCAGACAACTCTGATGATGAGATGTTGTTATCAATGAGAAG GAGCAAACTTCAGGGGAAAGGAAACACTTCTGAAGGAAGAGAGAACCAGAAAACAAGGAAGAAATCATCAAAAGATGAGTCTGATGATGAATTGCTGACTTCACTATTGGT AAAAACTAAAAGAGTTGATCCACAGAGTGAGGATGGGAAGCTAATTCTAAATTTGATGAAGATCAGCAGCAAAATTGACATTGAAGACAACGATACTAATGACCCAGAGAG GGGAGAGATCGATGAGGCTACTGCAATGGAGGAT
- the LOC132632004 gene encoding uncharacterized protein LOC132632004 isoform X1: MEGLSIICAGLGIIEEDDDGNRIGYSTGEYCLDNLKDLLRFLRRDDPQTREVFKQVCKWNIVGKDLIPIIEYCQDDRNLLLNAVKVMVFLTMPIEPTSNDIPQQIELLWGIKSSITFSEAVPVIMSLLESPLENLACEAFTEDDWKMVQLVLTLFRNVLAIQDISTQQKSGGSMIEFVFLRDRFLELLFQENVMEVILVLSQQVGGSCSYLRHDNLLLLETFYYIFMGQLPELIAKAHFKDPKVDEDSDISINSLRDIIEEERQKRKVIRQRNLGCYSQFSGTFTRFSMDGSKTLIKGNPCSVSHDPLMIAHKKHRGPAKRTVWDQGTLPATKNKILNLLYDFINQFLGGGYNVLMQSVRDDIEKEHHAIQNSDIVIFFQVAQFVTSFQYNKFLNQPNEEVDTQEPMDSRAGSTLFRGCICGPIAESLNESMFQLVLLRWRYSLETLKETNDRKFLYVAGSLMKTMLLMLELVLKQSPEDSKEHQTARILLYKLFYDQTEEGMTQFLLNQIKSFDTHKQSKSYLADLVEIINTVIKLMEILQARGSLRISKKSRKKRLKTAVTDDKKENDDEMIRDSASFGLGVGGSSHDTGLAQNGEDAIDSNKVDEQTGCTTVNDDQMVESTDTTHNNAAGSGTEKSNNLHVVGKGEEDITILDQVNQPVSLEAKSGRHQNTLPETQQKLSDDVNDEHDQGGDYSSGDENVLTKEDDLKISALVSTLANNSTIHNLCWLLKYYKSNSIITNNSVICILQKLCDDLELSPMLYQLSLLIIFYDILEEQKSRPCREYDSIVFFLTNLVRRMLRKMKSNPLLFIEVLFWKSRRECHYLTCDSMLKELSEFKKDGKNSSGVSMTGEVGSSEANEWVRRSLADALGDDEADVPLPFSEAVRNKEEVTNRSNQSLGERAESPTSILNDGMNEKQQLGKQKSQREPKRQKLQALNDESRQKAEQLFERYKDNQNCCDLIAEALDPDGKISSLQVSRALKQLGYKIPWKKKTLNASAPNKPRNEEMVLESEIRLQNSDILEEGTSQRRHLHTRKRVQAFSQEQEQKIKDLFEQFKDHKRCSHMIANALDSEGTVSAAKISRKLKQLGLYVSKKRRLETNLQLMDEASDASTEGSDNSDDEMLLSMRRSKLQGKGNTSEGRENQKTRKKSSKDESDDELLTSLLVKTKRVDPQSEDGKLILNLMKISSKIDIEDNDTNDPERGEIDEATAMEDTELNNTASGAEGDVDAGNVATDFSSEQDVPPGNQADQQLQDKFHSELSDFEDDDASLEAPVTTVSRRRLRMVIDVEEDE, encoded by the exons ATGGAAGGGTTGTCAATTATATGTGCTGGCCTTGGTATaattgaagaagatgatgatggaaATCGAATTGGCTATTCCACAGGAGAATACTGCTTAG ATAATCTTAAGGATTTGTTGAGGTTTCTAAGACGAGATGACCCTCAAACAAGAGAAGTGTTCAAGCAAGTATGTAAATGGAATATTGTGGGCAAAGATTTGATTCCCATTATTGAATATTGTCAAGATGACCGAAATCTGCTGTTAAATGCAG TAAAGGTTATGGTGTTTCTAACGATGCCTATTGAGCCTACATCAAATGACATACCGCAACAGATAGAGCTTCTATGGGGAATAAAATCATCAATTACCTTTAGTGAAGCTGTGCCGGTGATAATGTCTCTGTTGGAGAGCCCATTGGAAAATTTGGCTTG CGAGGCCTTCACAGAAGATGACTGGAAGATGGTGCAGCTGGTGCTTACTTTATTTCGTAATGTTTTGGCTATTCAAGACATATCAACCCAGCAAAAATCTGGCGGTTCGATGATAGAATTTGTATTTCTGAGAGATAGGTTTCTGGAGCTCTTGTTTCAAGAGAATGTAATGGAGGTCATATTAGTTCTTTCACAACAAGTTGGTGGCTCTTGTAGCTATCTTCGTCACGATAATTTGCTCTTGTTGGAGACATTCTATTATATATTTATGGGTCAGCTTCCAGAGTTGATTGCTAAAGCACATTTCAAGGATCCAAAG GTGGATGAAGATAGTGATATTTCAATCAACTCCCTCAGAGATATAATAGAAGAAGAACGTCAAAAGAGAAAAGTTATCAGACAACGAAACCTGGGTTGCTATTCTCAGTTCAGCGGAACTTTTACACGGTTTTCCATG GATGGTTCTAAAACTTTAATTAAGGGAAATCCTTGTTCTGTTTCTCATGATCCCCTGATGATAGCTCATAAGAAGCACCGAGGTCCCGCAAAAAGGACTGTGTGGGACCAAGGAACACTACCAGCAACTAAGAATAAGATTCTAAATTTGCTTTACGATTTTATTAACCAGTTCCTAGGAGGGGGATACAACG TCTTGATGCAGTCAGTTCGTGATGATATTGAAAAAGAACATCATGCTATTCAGAATAGCGATATTGTTATTTTCTTTCAGGTTGCTCAGTTTGTTACTTCTTTTCAGTACAACAAGTTTTTGAATCAG CCTAACGAAGAAGTTGATACCCAAGAACCCATGGATTCCAGAGCTGGTAGCACATTGTTCAGAGGCTGTATATGTGGTCCTATTGCCGAGTCCTTAAATGAATCAATGTTCCAGTTGGTTCTTTTGAGATGGCGTTATTCGCTCGAGACCTTGAAGGAGACAAACGACCGCAAGTTTCTCTATGTGGCAGGATCTCTAATGAAAACAATG CTTCTTATGCTGGAGTTGGTGCTTAAGCAGTCTCCAGAAGATTCCAAGGAGCATCAAACAGCCCGAATTCTTCTTTACAAGTTATTCTATGATCAAACTGAAGAAGGGATGACTCAGTTTCTCTTGAACCAGATCAAATCGTTTGATACCCATAAGCAGTCGAAAAG TTACCTCGCTGATCTGGTAGAAATAATCAATACAGTTATAAAGCTGATGGAGATCCTCCAAGCACGTGGTTCATTAAGG ATTTCGAAAAAGTCGAGAAAGAAACGACTCAAGACTGCAGTTACAGATGACAAGAAGGAAAATGATGATGAAATGATTAGAGATTCAGCTTCCTTTGGGCTAGGTGTTGGTGGCTCTAGTCATGATACTGGATTAGCTCAGAATGGAGAAGATGCCATAGACTCCAATAAGGTTGATGAACAGACAGGATGTACAACGGTGAACGATGATCAAATGGTTGAGAGTACTGATACAACTCACAATAATGCTGCAGGCTCTGGAACTGAAAAGTCAAATAATCTTCATGTAGTTGGAAAGGGAGAAGAAGATATAACAATCCTAGATCAGGTTAATCAACCTGTTTCTCTAGAAGCTAAGTCAGGAAGACACCAGAACACTCTGCCAGAGACACAACAAAAACTTTCTGATGATGTTAATGACGAGCATGATCAAGGCGGGGATTATTCCTCTGGTGATGAAAATGTGTTAACTAAAGAAGATGATCTCAAAATATCTGCTTTGGTCTCTACTCTTGCAAACAACTCCACCATTCACAACCTTTGTTGGTTGCTTAAGTATTACAAAAGCAACTCCATTATTACAAATAATTCTGTGATATGCATATTACAGAAATTATGCGATGATCTCGAACTTTCTCCCATGCTATACCAG CTCTCTCTCCTCATCATATTCTATGACATTCTGGAGGAGCAGAAGTCAAGGCCTTGCAGAGAATATGATAGCATTGTCTTCTTTTTGACAAACTTAGTTAGGAGAATGCTGCGCAAAATGAAGAGTAATCCCCTACTTTTCATAGAGGTTCTCTTCTGGAAATCACGTAGAGAGTGTCATTATCTCACTTGTGATTCCATGCTAAAAGAGCTATCTGAATTTAAGAAAGATGGTAAAAACAGTTCAGGTGTTTCCATGACTGGTGAAGTTGGCTCATCTGAAGCAAATGAATGGGTCCGCCGAAGTCTAGCTGATGCCCTTGGTGATGATGAAGCTGATGTTCCATTACCTTTTTCAGAGGCTGTCAG AAACAAGGAAGAGGTCACAAATAGGAGTAACCAAAGTTTGGGGGAGAGAGCGGAAAGCCCGACATCAATCTTAAATGATGGGATGAATGAGAAGCAACAATTGGGAAA ACAGAAGTCTCAGAGGGAACCTAAAAGACAAAAACTACAAGCTCTTAATGATGAGTCACGGCAGAAAGCCGAGCAACTCTTTGAGAG GTATAAAGATAATCAAAATTGTTGTGACCTCATCGCGGAAGCCCTTGATCCAGATGGAAAGATTTCATCTCTCCAAGTTTCCAGGGCACTTAAACAGTTAGGATACAAAATCCCATGGAAGAAAAAGACATTAAATGCTAGTGCTCCCAACAAACCTAGGAATGAAGAAATGGTTCTAGAAAGTGAGATCAGACTTCAAAATTCAGATATACTAGAAGAGGGCACTTCACAGAGAAGGCATCT GCACACTAGAAAGAGAGTGCAAGCATTTAGTCAGGAGCAGGAGCAGAAGATCAAAGATTTGTTCGAGCA GTTTAAAGATCACAAGAGGTGCAGCCACATGATTGCCAATGCACTTGATTCTGAGGGCACTGTATCTGCAGCTAAGATTTCACGGAAACTTAAGCAACTTGGCCTGTATGTCTCCAAAAAGAGAAGGTTAGAAACCAACTTGCAATTGATGGATGAAGCAAGCGATGCTTCTACAGAAGGTTCAGACAACTCTGATGATGAGATGTTGTTATCAATGAGAAG GAGCAAACTTCAGGGGAAAGGAAACACTTCTGAAGGAAGAGAGAACCAGAAAACAAGGAAGAAATCATCAAAAGATGAGTCTGATGATGAATTGCTGACTTCACTATTGGT AAAAACTAAAAGAGTTGATCCACAGAGTGAGGATGGGAAGCTAATTCTAAATTTGATGAAGATCAGCAGCAAAATTGACATTGAAGACAACGATACTAATGACCCAGAGAG GGGAGAGATCGATGAGGCTACTGCAATGGAGGAT